From Emcibacter nanhaiensis, one genomic window encodes:
- a CDS encoding isochorismatase family protein gives MDLERHSIKLGKRPGLVIVDVVKGFTDPACPLGTDCPDVVEANRQLLDAFRARDLPVFFTTVIYRTEDIARVFRERVPALNVLTPGSDWVKVDPRIAPLPGETIIEKQWASSFFKTDLDDRLKAAGADSLVVTGLTTSGCVRATVLDGLQNDYPVVVPREAVGDRNPDAHAANLFDMHAKYADVMSLEETLALLPERE, from the coding sequence ATGGATCTGGAACGACATAGTATAAAGCTTGGGAAAAGACCCGGCCTTGTCATCGTGGATGTCGTCAAGGGCTTCACCGATCCCGCCTGCCCGCTCGGCACCGATTGCCCGGATGTGGTGGAAGCCAACCGGCAGCTTCTGGATGCCTTCCGCGCCCGTGACCTGCCGGTTTTCTTTACCACTGTGATCTATCGCACAGAAGACATCGCCCGCGTTTTCCGCGAGAGGGTGCCGGCACTGAATGTGCTCACGCCGGGGTCTGATTGGGTCAAGGTGGATCCGCGGATCGCACCGCTTCCCGGCGAGACGATCATCGAAAAACAATGGGCCAGTTCCTTTTTCAAAACCGATCTCGACGACCGGCTGAAGGCCGCCGGGGCAGATTCCCTGGTGGTCACCGGACTGACCACCTCGGGATGCGTTCGCGCTACCGTCCTTGACGGCCTGCAGAATGACTATCCCGTTGTTGTGCCGCGGGAAGCCGTCGGCGACCGCAATCCGGATGCCCATGCAGCAAATCTTTTCGACATGCACGCCAAATATGCCGACGTCATGTCACTAGAGGAGACCCTCGCGCTCCTCCCCGAAAGGGAATAG
- a CDS encoding TonB-dependent receptor has protein sequence MPCKKHTALLLSTVSTLAAASVPTPVLAQEADDFVLEEVIVTARRRAESLSDVPGTVTALTQSTLEAAGVERAADFIALTPGVSMVDTSEVGDTQVNIRGINGARDAENSFAYIIDGVLYTNPAAFNREYTDLTQIEVLKGPQGAIYGRNAAAGAIIVTTAKPGNESVTKLTASAAGDSTYLIKGSTSGAIVEDELFYRLSADWRSTDGYYRNSYQDNAPIVDAFEGFNINGRLVYEGIENLSVDLKMRYGEVDASSLAFNSTFSLPVYAEVTGTESAYQDINTYTPVYQANIISDNDQEAFEVSTKFDYDFEDVTLTGWVLYSDIKNNLIADGTSAAFGFYAADPACIASVSELTGYPLPSPQFIGQTPNGVIFDPNGSFLGAFTPTTCDGIQEQLRNQKDLSAELRLSSNGDGPLSWMIGSYFLDIDRQVGVSMNRDSGEAPIRGLFQKDGPNETASLLYDQFDSRVFAVFGQLEYDVTDTVELSLALRYDNEKREVSSLVPTDATQSIIDLNFDGIYDDPLNPALSSLINSTGTIPDKERTFSQLEPKVSVTWDATDHLTLFASWGMGFKAGGFNNSGAAATLNLFNAGLITTVSGVNWAEQVGSALPVVQDDYDKETSSAFEAGFKADLLGGRLQLNGAGYYTKVTDMQFFEFYVGTFGLLRVVSNIDDVEIYGFELGGTYHLNNHLRFYAGLNMTDSEIKENSARTDTVGNKSPYTPDYTINLAVDFDYPISNDLELFGRADAIFVGPTWFHTVQEGMQATIFQPLFELGLGAGAGALGAAEYSTAQRDAYHTIDLRLGVRGEGWTLTGFVTNLTDENYMEEVIPAPEFGGSFVNPGTERRWGVEMSFEF, from the coding sequence ATGCCCTGCAAGAAACATACAGCACTACTACTCTCGACCGTCAGCACCTTGGCGGCGGCATCAGTTCCGACCCCGGTCCTGGCCCAGGAAGCGGACGATTTTGTTCTGGAAGAAGTGATTGTGACCGCCCGCCGCCGCGCAGAGAGCCTGTCCGACGTCCCGGGCACAGTGACCGCCCTGACCCAGTCCACCCTTGAAGCCGCCGGCGTCGAGCGGGCCGCGGACTTTATCGCTCTGACCCCCGGCGTCTCTATGGTGGACACCTCTGAAGTGGGCGACACCCAGGTCAACATCCGCGGCATCAACGGCGCCCGCGATGCGGAAAACAGCTTCGCCTATATCATTGACGGGGTGCTTTACACCAACCCTGCCGCCTTTAACCGCGAATATACCGACCTGACCCAGATCGAGGTTTTGAAAGGTCCACAGGGCGCTATCTACGGCCGTAACGCGGCTGCAGGTGCGATCATTGTCACTACCGCGAAACCGGGCAATGAAAGTGTGACCAAGCTCACCGCCAGTGCCGCCGGAGACAGCACCTATCTGATCAAGGGCTCCACCTCAGGTGCCATCGTCGAGGACGAACTGTTCTATCGCCTGTCCGCCGACTGGCGCTCAACCGACGGCTATTACCGCAACAGCTACCAGGACAACGCCCCGATCGTTGACGCCTTTGAGGGCTTTAACATCAACGGCCGGCTGGTTTATGAAGGCATCGAAAACCTGAGCGTTGACCTGAAAATGCGCTACGGCGAAGTTGACGCCTCTTCGCTGGCCTTCAACTCCACCTTCAGCCTGCCGGTTTATGCGGAAGTAACCGGCACGGAATCCGCCTATCAGGATATCAACACCTATACCCCGGTCTACCAGGCCAATATCATATCCGACAACGACCAGGAAGCCTTCGAAGTCTCCACCAAGTTTGATTATGATTTCGAAGATGTGACCCTGACCGGCTGGGTGCTCTACAGCGACATCAAGAACAACCTGATTGCGGACGGCACCTCCGCCGCCTTCGGTTTCTATGCTGCTGATCCGGCCTGTATCGCCTCCGTGTCCGAGTTGACAGGCTACCCGCTGCCCTCCCCGCAGTTTATCGGCCAGACCCCGAACGGGGTGATCTTTGATCCCAACGGTTCCTTCCTCGGCGCCTTCACCCCGACGACCTGCGACGGCATCCAGGAACAGCTGCGCAACCAGAAAGACCTCAGCGCCGAGCTGCGCCTGTCCTCAAACGGCGACGGCCCGCTCAGCTGGATGATCGGCTCCTACTTCCTGGATATCGACCGTCAGGTCGGCGTGTCCATGAACCGCGACAGCGGCGAAGCCCCGATCCGCGGCCTGTTCCAGAAAGACGGTCCCAACGAAACGGCGTCCCTGCTCTATGACCAGTTCGACAGCCGCGTGTTCGCCGTCTTCGGTCAGCTGGAATATGACGTCACCGACACAGTGGAACTGTCTCTCGCCCTGCGCTACGACAACGAAAAACGTGAAGTGTCGAGCCTGGTTCCGACCGACGCCACCCAGTCCATCATCGACCTGAACTTTGACGGCATCTATGACGATCCGCTCAACCCGGCGCTCAGCAGCCTGATCAATTCGACCGGCACCATCCCGGATAAGGAACGCACGTTCTCCCAATTGGAACCGAAAGTGTCCGTGACCTGGGATGCCACCGACCACCTGACCCTGTTTGCAAGCTGGGGCATGGGTTTCAAGGCTGGCGGTTTTAACAACTCGGGTGCCGCTGCTACTCTCAACCTGTTCAACGCCGGCCTGATCACCACGGTTTCCGGCGTCAACTGGGCCGAACAGGTCGGTTCCGCCCTGCCGGTGGTCCAGGATGACTATGACAAGGAAACCTCCAGCGCCTTTGAGGCCGGCTTCAAGGCCGACCTGCTGGGCGGACGCCTGCAGCTGAACGGCGCCGGCTACTATACCAAGGTCACCGACATGCAGTTCTTTGAATTCTATGTCGGCACCTTCGGCCTGCTGCGCGTGGTGTCCAATATCGATGATGTGGAAATCTACGGCTTCGAGCTGGGCGGCACCTACCACCTCAACAATCATCTGCGCTTCTATGCCGGCCTGAACATGACCGACAGCGAAATCAAGGAGAACAGCGCCCGCACCGACACGGTCGGCAACAAGTCTCCCTATACGCCGGATTACACTATCAACCTGGCTGTTGATTTCGACTATCCAATCAGCAATGACCTGGAACTGTTCGGCCGTGCCGATGCGATCTTTGTCGGCCCGACCTGGTTCCATACAGTCCAGGAAGGCATGCAGGCCACAATCTTCCAGCCCCTGTTCGAACTGGGCCTGGGTGCAGGAGCCGGCGCCCTTGGCGCCGCGGAATATTCCACGGCCCAGCGTGATGCCTACCACACCATTGACCTGCGTCTTGGTGTGCGCGGTGAAGGCTGGACCCTGACCGGCTTCGTCACCAACCTGACGGACGAAAACTATATGGAAGAGGTTATTCCGGCCCCTGAATTCGGCGGCTCCTTCGTCAACCCCGGCACAGAACGCCGCTGGGGTGTGGAAATGAGCTTTGAATTCTAA
- a CDS encoding GntR family transcriptional regulator translates to MSKSAEKAYATIRNAVLDGYFAPGDHLKEERLVELCGVSRTPVREAIKRLAAENYVVMKPHLGAHVAKWSPQEIKDIFRLRAMTEGMAARRAAELITPEQIGILKEQHKIVDDMLAGKGEFSIETFITANKVFHNTLLEATRSEILKQAVLRLVSPPIVTRTAINFTHNELKRSNAHHLELIEALESGNGDWSDAVMQTHILAAYQRFSATIEGQPTETDRV, encoded by the coding sequence ATGAGTAAATCCGCAGAAAAAGCCTATGCGACGATCCGCAACGCGGTTCTGGACGGCTATTTCGCCCCGGGGGATCATCTCAAAGAGGAACGCCTGGTGGAGCTGTGCGGGGTATCGCGCACACCGGTCCGCGAAGCCATCAAGCGCCTGGCGGCGGAAAACTATGTGGTGATGAAACCCCATCTGGGCGCCCATGTGGCCAAATGGTCCCCCCAGGAAATCAAGGATATATTCAGGCTGCGGGCCATGACCGAGGGCATGGCGGCGCGGCGCGCGGCGGAACTGATTACACCGGAACAGATCGGAATTCTGAAAGAACAGCACAAGATCGTCGACGACATGCTGGCGGGCAAGGGCGAATTTTCCATCGAAACTTTCATCACCGCCAATAAAGTTTTTCACAACACCCTGCTGGAAGCGACCCGGAGCGAAATCCTGAAACAGGCGGTGCTGAGACTGGTTTCCCCGCCCATCGTCACCCGGACCGCAATCAATTTCACCCACAATGAACTCAAGCGCAGCAATGCCCATCATCTCGAACTGATCGAGGCCCTGGAATCCGGCAACGGCGACTGGAGCGATGCGGTCATGCAGACCCATATTCTGGCGGCCTACCAGAGGTTCAGCGCCACCATCGAAGGGCAGCCTACTGAGACTGACAGGGTATAG
- a CDS encoding ABC transporter transmembrane domain-containing protein has translation MAEGEAGAVAAATGEESGNNESEASRPAMDTGLACLVTLLKFLGKAADPEQLRHQNGKGGEPFTTQDILLACKQLEVKARAKTTDWKKLVKMPLPAVGRDSDGNYFIIGKIAAGEDGEDKVLVQFPGQQKPEILDQQAFDALWSGEVILMTTRANIAGAGRKFDVTWFIPALVKYRKLLYEILIASFFLQLFALVTPMFFQVVIDKVLVHKGLTTLNVMIIALVVVSTFEVVVGGLRTYVFSHTTNRVDVELGAKLFRHLLALPLSYFESRRVGESVARVRELDTIREFLTSSSVTLVIDLLFTFVFLAVMYLYSPTLLIIVLVSLPLYVIVSAIVTPLLRKRLEEKFQRGARNQAFLVESINDVITVSTADGTTHDVTITINGTNDAPEITSSLAVNVAENTTAVQTVTATDVDTNDVVSYSITGGDDQSLFSINSSTGVLTFNAAPDYENPGDSGANNIYEVEVTASDGNGGTDPETILVTVSNVNEAPEISSSLAVTIDENVTAVQTVTASDPENDTLSYSISGGEDSSLFSIDSQTGALSFLAAPDYENPGDSDTDNVYEVEVTASDGSLSDSETVSVTVQDVLGAPVVLDLGGDGVEMVSVFASPVRFDMDGDGDLDQTGWAGADDGLLVLDRNGDGVINDISEISYVNDLEGATTDMEGLRAFDSNGDMVFDAADEQFADFQVWQDKNQNGISEADELSSLAARGIESIGLELAATGDSMSGASDNVLVNTATLTWADGSTGAVGDAAFRYLEDVDPSVNQLVQALAAFKTYGAAELDLKEQQERPLTSVLAAGWENKVG, from the coding sequence ATGGCAGAGGGGGAAGCCGGAGCGGTAGCAGCCGCCACGGGGGAAGAATCTGGGAATAATGAAAGTGAGGCAAGCAGACCGGCGATGGACACCGGCCTGGCCTGCTTGGTCACGCTTTTGAAATTTCTCGGCAAGGCGGCGGATCCGGAGCAGTTGCGCCATCAAAACGGCAAGGGCGGGGAACCTTTCACCACCCAGGATATCCTGCTTGCCTGCAAACAGCTCGAGGTCAAGGCCCGCGCGAAAACCACCGACTGGAAAAAGCTTGTCAAAATGCCGCTGCCGGCTGTTGGCCGGGACAGCGACGGCAACTACTTCATTATTGGCAAAATTGCCGCGGGCGAAGACGGTGAAGACAAAGTCCTGGTCCAGTTTCCCGGGCAGCAGAAACCGGAAATCCTCGACCAGCAAGCCTTTGATGCACTGTGGTCGGGCGAAGTAATCCTGATGACCACCCGGGCCAACATTGCCGGGGCCGGGCGCAAGTTTGATGTCACCTGGTTCATCCCGGCGCTGGTGAAATACCGCAAGCTGCTTTATGAAATCCTGATTGCCTCCTTTTTCCTGCAACTGTTCGCCCTGGTTACGCCGATGTTTTTCCAGGTGGTCATTGACAAGGTGCTGGTGCACAAGGGCCTGACGACCCTGAATGTCATGATTATTGCCCTGGTGGTGGTTTCCACGTTCGAAGTGGTGGTCGGGGGACTGAGGACCTATGTCTTTTCCCATACCACCAACCGGGTGGATGTGGAACTTGGCGCAAAATTGTTCCGGCATCTGCTGGCCCTGCCGCTGAGCTATTTTGAGAGCCGCCGGGTCGGAGAAAGCGTCGCCCGGGTGCGGGAACTGGATACGATCCGCGAGTTTCTGACTTCTTCCTCGGTCACCTTGGTGATCGACCTGCTGTTCACTTTTGTCTTTCTGGCCGTGATGTATCTTTACAGCCCGACGCTGCTGATTATCGTGCTGGTCTCGTTGCCGCTCTATGTGATCGTCTCGGCTATTGTCACGCCGCTGCTGCGCAAGCGGCTGGAGGAGAAATTTCAGCGCGGCGCCAGGAACCAGGCCTTTCTGGTGGAAAGCATCAATGATGTGATCACCGTCAGCACCGCCGACGGCACCACCCATGATGTCACCATCACCATCAATGGCACCAATGACGCGCCGGAGATCACCTCCAGCCTGGCGGTCAATGTGGCCGAGAACACAACGGCGGTACAGACAGTGACGGCGACGGATGTAGATACCAATGATGTGGTAAGTTACAGCATCACCGGCGGCGACGATCAGTCCCTGTTCAGCATCAACAGCAGCACCGGGGTCCTGACGTTCAATGCGGCCCCGGACTATGAAAATCCGGGCGACAGCGGGGCGAATAATATCTATGAAGTGGAGGTTACGGCCTCTGACGGCAATGGCGGAACGGACCCTGAGACGATTCTGGTGACGGTGAGCAATGTCAACGAAGCGCCGGAGATCAGCTCGAGCCTGGCGGTCACTATAGATGAGAATGTGACCGCAGTGCAGACGGTAACCGCATCCGATCCGGAGAATGACACGCTGAGCTACAGCATCAGCGGCGGGGAGGATTCCAGCCTGTTCAGCATCGACAGCCAGACCGGAGCGCTGAGCTTCCTCGCGGCGCCGGACTATGAAAATCCGGGCGACAGCGACACCGACAATGTCTATGAAGTTGAAGTCACCGCCTCCGACGGCAGCCTCAGCGACAGCGAAACCGTGTCGGTGACAGTGCAGGATGTGCTGGGCGCCCCGGTGGTGCTTGACCTGGGCGGCGACGGTGTGGAGATGGTCAGTGTCTTTGCCTCACCGGTCCGCTTTGACATGGACGGCGACGGCGATCTGGACCAGACCGGCTGGGCCGGGGCCGATGACGGTTTGCTGGTGCTGGACCGCAATGGTGACGGGGTCATCAATGACATCTCGGAAATCTCCTATGTGAACGACCTCGAGGGGGCGACCACCGATATGGAAGGTCTCCGGGCCTTTGACAGCAACGGGGATATGGTGTTTGATGCCGCTGACGAGCAATTTGCAGACTTCCAGGTGTGGCAGGATAAAAACCAGAATGGCATCAGTGAAGCGGATGAACTGAGCAGCCTGGCGGCGCGGGGCATCGAGAGCATCGGGCTTGAGCTTGCCGCGACCGGTGACAGCATGTCCGGCGCCAGCGACAATGTGCTGGTCAATACCGCCACTCTGACCTGGGCTGACGGCAGCACGGGCGCGGTCGGGGATGCGGCCTTCCGCTATCTGGAGGATGTCGACCCGTCCGTGAACCAGCTGGTTCAGGCCCTGGCCGCCTTCAAGACTTATGGCGCAGCGGAACTGGATCTGAAAGAGCAACAGGAGCGTCCTCTGACGTCGGTCCTCGCTGCCGGCTGGGAGAATAAGGTCGGTTGA